In bacterium, one DNA window encodes the following:
- a CDS encoding DUF2723 domain-containing protein: MGKKKKDKKTKTPIHAKQNKFLNFIKPETEEITPGVFTLYDYLIGIGVFFFAFFVYLHTLTPSIDLHDSGDMISASFVLGIPHPPGYPLYCLLGKLFSFIPLGNIAYRYNLFSATSASLAVMMVYFITLKVGSRKWEVGSRKQDGKFLLFTSHFSPILPAVVAALMLCFARVFWQQAVIAEKYTLNALFATLLIFIILKWAEAMSTKHGEKTQNSKLKTQNYLYLFSFILGLSFTHHLQTIFLVPAAIFLIIIIWRPNPKLLSLNSLLKMAILFFLPIIILYAYLPIRASAHPIINWGCPDNLERFLDHITAKEYGTYFATSLPTLLKRIFVQHPVFFIQQFTPYLIWIGFIGLFFLYKQRLKIFIFLTLIILADILHSSRYGIHNIEDYYIPAYIIFSIFMGYGVKWGQTLIVECRLPAFYNQGLTLFISLIPVISWACNHYYGDHRKNYYSYDYGMNILFPLEEKSILYIKGDTFAFPLWYLHYVENIRKDITLIDQHSLYLDWYANQIKKELNFEFKPQNRVKRLTNEAAQIIKTRFDAIFEKNQHRAIYLPYDEDIARDYTLVPTSICHRVFKKGTPLKEQLSAIDEDLRFRYRGILDKKIYKEERVESNISNYATAYNNRGGFFKDMGKYPQAIAEYQEALFADPKRLMSYYNLGMVYNDLGKSQKAISQFNKIIAIDKRDAKGYYGLGLVYQKLGKVDEAISEYKKAVELDPERDFILVNLGSAYISKGMHNEAVACFQKAIVLSPQNIAAIYNLGVAYSQSGNRVEAISAFQKVLSIDPTYQPARSSLMALQ; encoded by the coding sequence ATGGGAAAGAAAAAGAAAGACAAGAAAACAAAAACACCAATTCATGCTAAGCAGAATAAATTTTTAAATTTTATAAAGCCAGAGACTGAAGAAATCACACCAGGAGTTTTTACGCTCTATGACTACTTGATAGGCATTGGTGTCTTTTTCTTTGCCTTTTTTGTCTATCTTCATACCTTAACCCCGAGCATTGACCTGCATGATTCTGGTGATATGATCAGTGCCTCTTTTGTCCTTGGTATTCCTCACCCACCTGGTTATCCACTATATTGTTTATTAGGTAAGCTTTTTAGTTTTATCCCACTTGGGAATATTGCCTATCGCTATAATTTATTTTCTGCTACATCAGCGAGTTTAGCGGTAATGATGGTCTATTTTATCACATTAAAAGTGGGAAGTAGGAAATGGGAAGTAGGAAGTAGGAAACAAGATGGTAAGTTCTTACTTTTTACTTCTCACTTCTCACCTATTTTACCTGCTGTAGTTGCGGCATTGATGCTTTGTTTTGCACGGGTATTCTGGCAACAGGCAGTCATTGCTGAAAAATATACACTAAATGCCTTGTTTGCAACACTCCTGATTTTCATCATCCTAAAGTGGGCTGAAGCAATGAGCACGAAGCACGGAGAAAAAACTCAAAACTCAAAACTCAAAACTCAAAACTATCTCTACCTATTCTCTTTCATCCTTGGTCTATCTTTCACCCACCATCTCCAAACGATATTTTTAGTTCCTGCGGCGATATTTCTTATCATCATAATTTGGCGTCCAAACCCTAAACTCTTAAGTCTTAACTCTCTACTTAAAATGGCTATTTTGTTTTTCCTGCCAATTATTATTTTATATGCCTATCTGCCTATTCGAGCCTCTGCTCATCCAATTATCAACTGGGGTTGTCCGGATAATCTTGAAAGATTCCTGGACCACATCACGGCTAAGGAATATGGCACTTATTTCGCTACCTCACTTCCAACCTTGCTTAAACGGATATTTGTCCAACATCCTGTATTTTTCATCCAGCAGTTTACTCCATATCTTATCTGGATTGGATTTATCGGATTGTTTTTCTTATATAAACAAAGGCTAAAAATCTTCATTTTCTTGACCTTAATCATCCTCGCCGATATCCTTCATTCCAGTCGATATGGTATTCACAACATAGAAGATTATTATATCCCGGCTTATATTATTTTCAGTATATTTATGGGCTACGGGGTAAAATGGGGTCAGACCTTGATTGTAGAATGCAGATTACCTGCATTCTACAATCAAGGTCTGACCCTGTTTATTTCCCTTATCCCGGTTATTTCCTGGGCTTGTAATCATTATTATGGAGACCATCGCAAAAATTATTATTCTTATGATTATGGAATGAATATCTTATTTCCTCTAGAAGAAAAATCAATCCTTTACATCAAAGGTGATACCTTTGCCTTTCCATTATGGTATCTTCATTATGTCGAAAATATCCGCAAAGATATTACACTTATTGACCAGCACTCGCTATACCTTGATTGGTATGCTAATCAGATTAAGAAAGAATTAAATTTTGAATTTAAGCCGCAGAACAGAGTCAAGAGATTAACTAATGAGGCGGCACAAATTATCAAGACACGGTTTGATGCTATTTTCGAGAAGAACCAACATCGAGCTATTTATTTGCCTTATGATGAGGACATTGCCAGGGATTACACCCTGGTTCCAACCAGTATCTGTCATCGAGTCTTTAAAAAGGGGACACCTCTAAAAGAACAGTTAAGTGCAATTGATGAAGATTTACGATTCAGGTATCGAGGCATACTTGACAAAAAGATATATAAAGAAGAGCGGGTAGAAAGTAACATCTCTAATTATGCAACCGCATATAACAATCGTGGCGGGTTTTTCAAGGATATGGGTAAATATCCACAAGCGATTGCCGAATATCAAGAAGCCCTTTTTGCCGACCCAAAACGATTGATGAGTTATTATAATTTGGGTATGGTTTATAATGATTTGGGCAAGTCGCAGAAGGCTATTTCACAATTTAATAAGATAATTGCGATTGATAAAAGAGATGCTAAAGGTTATTATGGATTAGGGCTTGTCTATCAAAAGCTCGGCAAGGTTGATGAGGCAATTTCAGAATATAAAAAAGCGGTTGAGTTAGACCCAGAGCGTGATTTTATCCTTGTAAATCTTGGCAGTGCCTATATTTCTAAAGGAATGCACAATGAGGCGGTGGCTTGTTTTCAAAAGGCAATTGTCTTATCCCCACAAAATATTGCCGCCATTTATAATTTGGGTGTGGCTTATTCACAATCAGGAAATAGAGTTGAGGCAATTTCTGCCTTTCAAAAGGTGCTTTCCATAGACCCAACTTATCAACCCGCAAGAAGCAGTTTAATGGCACTTCAGTAA